The Prevotella herbatica genome contains the following window.
ATATATAGCATTAGCACTAGGCTTCGGCGGAATTGCAAACTTTACGAAACTGTTCATGCAGATTACAGGAATGACAACAGAAGAATACCGCAGATAAGACTTTTTTATCTAAATAAATTAGTAGAAATTATATATAGTAATAGCGAGAAAAAAGCAGTTACAAAAACTTAAACGCAATAATTAGTTTTTGATTACGAATTATTTTTGTAACTTTGCAGAAATTAAACAACGATAATGAAAGATATTTGCTGCATTGGACATATAACTCTGGATAAAATCATCACTCCTAAAGATACCGTCTTTATGGCTGGAGGTACATCCTTTTATATGTCTTATGGTATGAATCGGCTTCCAAATGACGTTTCATATCAACTTGTCACAAAAGTAGGAAAGGAATCTCTTGACGAAGTTGAGAATATGAGGAAACTCGGCATAGACGTGGAATGTCATCAAAGTAATAAGAGCGTTTTCTTTGAAAACAAATATGGCGACAATACAAACAACCGCACACAGCGTGTTTTAGCTAAAGCTGATCCATTCACAGTTGACGAGATGAAAGGTATTGACGCACGTGTATATCATCTGGGAAGCCTGCTTGCCGATGACTTCTCACCAGAAGTTGTTGAATACCTCTCAACAAAAGGACTTATCTCTATTGATGTTCAGGGATATCTGCGTGAAGTTAGAGGAGAAAATGTATTCGCTACAGATTGGAAAGACAAAGAGAGAATACTTGAATGCACTGATATCATAAAACTAAACGAGCATGAAATGGAAGTTATCACAAATTCAAAAAATCCACGTACTGTAGCTATTAAACTAGCAGAAATGGGAGTACGTGAGGTCGTGATAACGCTCGGCAGTTATGGCAGCGTAATATATGCAGAAGGCAAATTCTATGAGATTCCTGCTTACAAACCAAATGTAGTTGTTGACGCAACAGGATGTGGTGACACATATTCTGCAGGATATCTTTATATGAGAAGTTTAGGTGCTGGCTATTCTGATGCAGGAAAATTCGCAGCTGCCATGTGCACACTTAAACTTGAACATAGCGGCCCCTTTGACAAAAATATAGAAGATATTAAGAATATTATAAAATAATCAATAGTTATATTGAAACATGATAGTTTATGATTTAATCTTAACTATCATGTTTTTTTTATCAAACTCTATACTGTCCCGTTCGATATAATTTCCTAAAGTGCCATCTGATGACAATTCACGAGGTGTTCCTATACACATTTTATCATCATTCATAAGCCACAGTTTGTCAGCTAACTGTAAAGCCTGCTCTACATCATGTGTGGATAGCAATATTGTCTTACCAAACTGATGTGAAAGATTCTGCAATAGCTTCATCATTTCTATCTTACTTGGAAAATCCAGAAAGGCAGTTGGCTCATCAAGAAAAATCATTTGAGTATGCTGAGCAAGTGCTTTCGCAATCATTGTCTTCTGTCGTTCTCCATCACTTAGCGTCTGAACCATACGGCTTTTCAATTTTAAGACTCCAACCATATCCAAAGACTCATCAATAATTCTCTCGTCATCCTTATTCAATATCCCCCAAAATCCAGTAAAAGGGTATCGCCCCATGCCAACCAACTCTCCTACAGAAATGTTTTCCACTCCTGGTTTTCCTGTAAGCACAACACTTATCTTTTGTGCCAGCTTTGCCGAAGAATAATCATTGATATTAGTATTGTCAATGATAACATTACCAGCAAGTGGTTTAATAAATCCTGATATCGTTTTAAGCAGTGTTGACTTCCCTACTCCATTTGATCCCAGCAGACATGTAAATTCACCGCTGCAAAGCGAAGCATTGATCTCTTCACCCACTTTTTTATCCTTATATCCGATAGACAAACCATGCAAAACAACTGATTCCATATCACAAAGATACAGCAAGTAAAACACAATACAAAATAAAAAAGACGTTTTTTGTTTTTATTATTAAGACGCTGTCTTTTGTTCAACGTTAGTTAAAGATACTCCAAACAAGTGGAAAATCAAAGGAAAAGGAAAATTTTTAGTAACTTTGCACTCGATATGAATCAACAGACATCACCAATACAAGAACTACAAAGACAGAAGATGCTCTTAGAAATAGAGTATCATTCAGAAAAAGAAGCTTTTCGCAAACAAACAGAATCAACAGGACTAATGCGTAAGGTAAAGAAGGGAGAAGCATGGTTTCCTCTAAATATAGGAAAAAGTTACTATAACTCTCTAAACCAGATGGCAATAGAGGTAACAAGAAATACGGATACGGATACAGAACATAACTTTGAATTCGGAAGACCTGTAGCATTCTTTAAAACAGACGGAAAATCATTACATTACTTTAATTTCACAGGTACAGTCTCTTTTGCCGATGGCAACAGAATGGTCGTGATTATTCCTGATGGAGGACATGCCATAGATCTTCAAGGATGCACAGAAAAGATAGGAATACAACTGTTTTTTGACGAGACAAGCTACAAGCTGATGTTTGAAGCTCTTGACAGAGTGATCAAAGCAAAGGGAAACAGACTGGCATATTTGCGAGATTTATTTTATTCACATCAGAAAGCAGAACATTTCTCTTTTACGGCACAACGCTTTCCTTGGCTCAATCCTACTCAGGAGAAGGCCGTAAACGAGGTACTTTGGGCTAAAGATGTTGAAGTTGTGCATGGCCCTCCAGGAACAGGAAAGACAACAACTCTTGTTGAAGCTATCAACGAGACGCTTATGCGAGAGAATCAAGTTTTGGTATGCGCACAAAGCAACATGGCTATTGACTGGATTTGCGAGAAGTTAGTAGACAGAGGAATAAACGTGTTGAGAATAGGAAATCCAACCAAGGTGAACGATAAAATGCTTGGATTTACTTACGAGCGGAAGTTTGAGGGTCATCCCGAATATTCTCAACTATGGGCTATAAGAAGAGCTATACGAGATTTGAGAAGTCACAGAAAAGAACGTGACGAAAAATATCATCAGAAATTGGAACATCTGAAAGCACGCGCCACAGAAATAGAGATTCGAATTAATTCTGAATTACTTGGTGAGGCTAGAGTAATAGCATCTACACTTGTTGGTTCGGCAAACAGACTTCTTGAAGGACAGAAATTTGGAACATTGTTTATTGACGAAGCAGCACAGGCTCTTGAAGCTGCATGCTGGATTCCAATAAAACGAGCAACAAGAGTAATCTTGGCAGGAGACCACTGCCAACTTCCACCTACAATAAAAAGTATTGCCGCACTTAAGGCAGGACTAGGCAAGACTCTGATGGAACGCATTGTAGAAAACAAGCCAGAAGTTGTTACGTTGTTGAAGATACAGTATAGAATGAACGAAAAAATCATGCGTTTCTCCAGCGACTGGTTCTACCACGGCCAAGTGGAAAGTGCTCCACAGATTAAATTCCGTGGTATACTTGACTATGACACACCTATAGAATGGACAGAAACAGCACCAGTAACAAATGACAAAGATAACACTAAAGCCGCAAGTGGTGAAGGCAGAGACGGAGAATCAATAATTAATAAGGAAGAGGCTCGCATAACTCTTGAAAAACTTGAAGATTATTTCACGAAAATTGGCAAGCAAAAGATTCTTGAAGAACAAATAGATGTGGGAGTGATATCTCCATACAGGGCACAAGTGCAATACATGCGCAAACTGATAAAGAAAAAAGAATTCTTTAAACCATATAGGCATCTAATAAGCATCAACACTGTGGATGGTTTCCAAGGGCAGGAACGTGATGTGATATTGATTTCTTTGGTAAGAAGTAATACTGATGGTCAAATAGGATTCCTCCATGACCTTAGGCGAATGAATGTCGCTATAACACGTGCAAGGATGAAACTAATAATAATAGGCGACAAAGATACGCTGTGCCGTCACCCATTCTATAATAAACTATGGGAATATATTAACGAAGAAGATTGATGGCTAACACTAATGATATGACAATAGGGTCTCCTGTAAGAGACATCCTGAAATTTTCTATTCCACTGATACTAGGATATATACTGCAACAGATGTATCTTATCATTGACGCGGCAATTGTAGGAAGGTGGATTGGTGTAGATGCTCTTGCGGCAGTGGGAACATCAAGCAGCATTATGTTCCTTATTATGGGATTCTGCAATGGCTCTTGTGCGGGCTTCGCCATTCCTATTGCTCAAGCTTTCGGAGCAAAGGACTACAAGAAGATGCGGTCATACGTGAGTAACGCTATGCGCATTGCAATAGTAATGGCTATAGTGATAACATTGATGAGCTGTATATTCTGTGGAAGGGTTCTAAAGATCGTAAACACTCCTACTGACATATTCGATAACGCCTACATATTTCTGTTCCTGCAATTTCTAGCCATACCATTTACAATCGCATACAATCTTCTTTCTGGATTCATACGCGCTATAGGCAACAGTAAACAACCGTTTTATTTTCTTATAGCATCTTCGTTTATCAACATCATACTTGACGTAATTCTCATTCTAATTCTCGGAATGGGCGTAGAAGGTGCAGGAATAGCCACACTGATATCACAATGCTGTGCATCGTTGATGTGCTGGGTATATATCAAAAGGAAACTGCAACTGCTGATACCAAAGGGAGAGGAAACACATTTCGACAACAAATTAATAAATATATTGCTCAACAACGGCATGCCAATGGGAATGCAATTCTCTATCACTGCCGTTGGAATCATTATGCTGCAAAGTGCCAACAATGCGTTAGGTACCACCTATGTAGCAGCTTTCACGGCAAGCATACGTATAAAATATCTATTCACATGTGTATTTGAGAACATCGGAGTTGCCATGGCTACCTATTGCGGACAAAATATTGGCGCAAGAAAAATTAATCGCATAAAGACAGGAATATACGCTGCCATAAAAATTATGCTTGTGTATTTCATCATCACGTTTATCGTTATATATCCTTTTGCCGACTACATGATGATGCTTTTTGTAGATGGTAGCGAAAAGGATGTAGTAAGCAACGCAGCAATGTTTATGCGCATTGCAAACTACTTCTACCCTGCACTGGGACTGCTCACCATATTCCGCTATAGTATTCAGGGACTTGGATACAGCAACCTAAGCATGATGAGCGGAGTTATGGAGATGATTGCACGATGTGGCGTAAGCCTTTGGATTGTACCCGCCCTGAAGTTTACGGGTGTATGTTATGGCGATCCTGTGGCATGGATAATGGCTGATATGTTCCTTATACCTGCCTTTATCTGGCTATATGGTCATATCAAAAGGAAGACGCCTCTATGCGTCTCTTAACAAAGAACTTGCCGGCAAACATGAAGAACAGTAAAACTCCAAATGCATTTTCAATGGCTACCATCCAGAAAGCAGCTTTGTAACCAACCATTTCGGAAACTACTCCACCAAGAAGTATTCCTATACCAAAGCCCAAATCCCATGAAGTTAGTATTGATGAATTGGCTGTACCCCGTTCATCATGATGAGCCACAGATATAAACATATTAAGAAATGCAGGATACATGTGACCGTTACCTAATCCTATAAGGAATGCCGACAGATAATAACCTACTGGATTTATCCAGGCAACAAACATAATATAACCAATAAGAGCAATACACATCCCGTATGCGGCATTATGAGTGAGACGACCTTCACGTAAAGCTTTAGCTCCCTCAATACGAGAACTAAACAGTCCTATTGAAAGTAATGCAAAATATGTGCCTGTTCCTCCAGTAATTCCAAGTTCCTGTTTGCTGTAGATTGCAAGATAATTGCTTAATACTCCAAAACAAAAACCAAACATAGCTATATTAATTGCAAGCAACCATGCACGTGTAAGGAAAAATCTGTCAAGAGAAAGTTTTCCATTATTCTTCACAATAGAATTAGCTAGTATCTTCACCGTTCCGTCAACAAGTAAGCCCACAAAAGCTACGACAAGGGCTATCCAGAACAACACGCTGAAATCGTCCAACAACTTATATAAGTATATTCCTATTGAAGGAGCGATAGCCATTGCAAGATTATTGCTTAGTCCATAATATCCTAAGCCTTCATTTCTACGACTTGATGGAAGTACATCTATAGCAACTGTACTATTAGCTACTGTAGCAGCACCGAAAGGTCCTCCGTGTAATGTTCTAACTATAGCAAACATAAGGAGTGTGCTTGCTGCTATATATCCGACGAAAAATACAAAAAACGAGAAAAGACAAATAACAAGTACCTTTTTGCGGTTGAAACTATCTACAACAAAACCACTGAACGGACGTATTATCAATGACGCAATAGTATACCCCGAAAGTACAAGTCCGATGACATCATTCGTCGCTCCGAATCTCTCACTCAGATATATAGGGAGTAATGGGGTAAGTATATAAAAGGCAAAATACATCATAAAATTAGCTGTCATCACCTTTATATACTTTGCATTCCAAAGTTTTTCTTTTGTATTCATTGTCATTTGCCCCAATC
Protein-coding sequences here:
- a CDS encoding PfkB family carbohydrate kinase; this encodes MKDICCIGHITLDKIITPKDTVFMAGGTSFYMSYGMNRLPNDVSYQLVTKVGKESLDEVENMRKLGIDVECHQSNKSVFFENKYGDNTNNRTQRVLAKADPFTVDEMKGIDARVYHLGSLLADDFSPEVVEYLSTKGLISIDVQGYLREVRGENVFATDWKDKERILECTDIIKLNEHEMEVITNSKNPRTVAIKLAEMGVREVVITLGSYGSVIYAEGKFYEIPAYKPNVVVDATGCGDTYSAGYLYMRSLGAGYSDAGKFAAAMCTLKLEHSGPFDKNIEDIKNIIK
- a CDS encoding ABC transporter ATP-binding protein produces the protein MESVVLHGLSIGYKDKKVGEEINASLCSGEFTCLLGSNGVGKSTLLKTISGFIKPLAGNVIIDNTNINDYSSAKLAQKISVVLTGKPGVENISVGELVGMGRYPFTGFWGILNKDDERIIDESLDMVGVLKLKSRMVQTLSDGERQKTMIAKALAQHTQMIFLDEPTAFLDFPSKIEMMKLLQNLSHQFGKTILLSTHDVEQALQLADKLWLMNDDKMCIGTPRELSSDGTLGNYIERDSIEFDKKNMIVKIKS
- a CDS encoding AAA domain-containing protein — protein: MNQQTSPIQELQRQKMLLEIEYHSEKEAFRKQTESTGLMRKVKKGEAWFPLNIGKSYYNSLNQMAIEVTRNTDTDTEHNFEFGRPVAFFKTDGKSLHYFNFTGTVSFADGNRMVVIIPDGGHAIDLQGCTEKIGIQLFFDETSYKLMFEALDRVIKAKGNRLAYLRDLFYSHQKAEHFSFTAQRFPWLNPTQEKAVNEVLWAKDVEVVHGPPGTGKTTTLVEAINETLMRENQVLVCAQSNMAIDWICEKLVDRGINVLRIGNPTKVNDKMLGFTYERKFEGHPEYSQLWAIRRAIRDLRSHRKERDEKYHQKLEHLKARATEIEIRINSELLGEARVIASTLVGSANRLLEGQKFGTLFIDEAAQALEAACWIPIKRATRVILAGDHCQLPPTIKSIAALKAGLGKTLMERIVENKPEVVTLLKIQYRMNEKIMRFSSDWFYHGQVESAPQIKFRGILDYDTPIEWTETAPVTNDKDNTKAASGEGRDGESIINKEEARITLEKLEDYFTKIGKQKILEEQIDVGVISPYRAQVQYMRKLIKKKEFFKPYRHLISINTVDGFQGQERDVILISLVRSNTDGQIGFLHDLRRMNVAITRARMKLIIIGDKDTLCRHPFYNKLWEYINEED
- a CDS encoding MATE family efflux transporter gives rise to the protein MANTNDMTIGSPVRDILKFSIPLILGYILQQMYLIIDAAIVGRWIGVDALAAVGTSSSIMFLIMGFCNGSCAGFAIPIAQAFGAKDYKKMRSYVSNAMRIAIVMAIVITLMSCIFCGRVLKIVNTPTDIFDNAYIFLFLQFLAIPFTIAYNLLSGFIRAIGNSKQPFYFLIASSFINIILDVILILILGMGVEGAGIATLISQCCASLMCWVYIKRKLQLLIPKGEETHFDNKLINILLNNGMPMGMQFSITAVGIIMLQSANNALGTTYVAAFTASIRIKYLFTCVFENIGVAMATYCGQNIGARKINRIKTGIYAAIKIMLVYFIITFIVIYPFADYMMMLFVDGSEKDVVSNAAMFMRIANYFYPALGLLTIFRYSIQGLGYSNLSMMSGVMEMIARCGVSLWIVPALKFTGVCYGDPVAWIMADMFLIPAFIWLYGHIKRKTPLCVS
- a CDS encoding MFS transporter, which gives rise to MNTKEKLWNAKYIKVMTANFMMYFAFYILTPLLPIYLSERFGATNDVIGLVLSGYTIASLIIRPFSGFVVDSFNRKKVLVICLFSFFVFFVGYIAASTLLMFAIVRTLHGGPFGAATVANSTVAIDVLPSSRRNEGLGYYGLSNNLAMAIAPSIGIYLYKLLDDFSVLFWIALVVAFVGLLVDGTVKILANSIVKNNGKLSLDRFFLTRAWLLAINIAMFGFCFGVLSNYLAIYSKQELGITGGTGTYFALLSIGLFSSRIEGAKALREGRLTHNAAYGMCIALIGYIMFVAWINPVGYYLSAFLIGLGNGHMYPAFLNMFISVAHHDERGTANSSILTSWDLGFGIGILLGGVVSEMVGYKAAFWMVAIENAFGVLLFFMFAGKFFVKRRIEASSF